A single genomic interval of Halorubrum aethiopicum harbors:
- a CDS encoding DUF6498-containing protein yields MSALRPPSPSDRGGRGGLAVVLAANLLPVAGVVLLGWRAAEILVVYWIELVVMVAAYGVAALFAERSIDLADREFYIVGFSENSELDEERWDGDPEPVGILERVLPASLAGRVPPIYRRNVPVVARSLGIVGFLAFGAVVLADTVVADPVAAAASPTVLAASLAVCVSQAAEIRREFFVTPRYEEWSAYMVQEAAQRVVTFYLCIGMLAVPASFLGLLLVAGAVDSLAVGPAALGPLAPAADLDPFALAYVVPFALAKAVADRSRRIAFDEVDPGGLAGWFAPEDPRPAWLREQEREW; encoded by the coding sequence ATGTCCGCCCTCCGTCCTCCCTCCCCGAGCGACCGCGGCGGTCGCGGCGGCCTCGCCGTCGTGCTCGCCGCCAACCTCCTCCCGGTGGCCGGGGTCGTCCTCCTCGGCTGGCGCGCCGCCGAGATCCTCGTCGTCTACTGGATCGAACTCGTCGTCATGGTCGCCGCCTACGGCGTCGCCGCGCTGTTCGCGGAGCGGTCGATCGACCTCGCGGACCGCGAGTTCTACATCGTCGGCTTCTCCGAGAACTCCGAACTCGACGAGGAGCGCTGGGACGGCGACCCCGAGCCGGTCGGGATCCTCGAGCGCGTCCTGCCGGCGTCGCTCGCCGGCCGCGTGCCGCCGATCTATCGGCGGAACGTCCCGGTCGTCGCCCGATCGCTCGGGATCGTCGGATTCCTCGCGTTCGGGGCGGTCGTCCTCGCCGACACGGTCGTGGCCGATCCGGTCGCTGCGGCGGCGTCGCCGACGGTCCTGGCCGCGTCCCTCGCGGTCTGCGTCTCGCAGGCGGCCGAGATCCGGCGGGAGTTCTTCGTGACCCCCCGCTACGAGGAGTGGTCGGCGTACATGGTTCAGGAGGCCGCCCAGCGGGTCGTCACCTTCTACCTCTGTATCGGCATGCTGGCGGTTCCGGCGTCGTTCCTCGGGCTCCTCCTCGTCGCGGGCGCGGTCGATTCACTCGCCGTCGGTCCGGCCGCGCTCGGCCCGCTCGCGCCGGCCGCCGACCTCGACCCGTTCGCGCTGGCGTACGTGGTCCCCTTCGCGCTCGCGAAGGCCGTCGCCGACCGGTCGCGGCGGATCGCGTTCGACGAGGTCGACCCCGGCGGGCTCGCCGGCTGGTTCGCGCCCGAGGACCCGCGGCCCGCGTGGCTGCGGGAGCAGGAGCGGGAGTGGTGA
- a CDS encoding DUF5800 family protein has product MSTDLTFNEDGVDVVYEGIEFELEKDLIEEATGKEYRDVTDHEIVQIVAEEPDLDGEPVRVGDVL; this is encoded by the coding sequence ATGAGCACGGATCTGACGTTCAACGAGGACGGCGTCGACGTCGTCTACGAGGGGATCGAGTTCGAACTCGAGAAGGACCTGATCGAGGAGGCCACGGGCAAGGAGTACCGCGACGTGACCGACCACGAGATCGTCCAGATCGTCGCCGAGGAGCCGGATCTCGACGGCGAGCCGGTTCGAGTCGGCGACGTACTGTAG
- a CDS encoding rubrerythrin-like domain-containing protein, which produces MRPNTTEGGEELYECFECGARSETAGRCDCGGELLHLGRSRDL; this is translated from the coding sequence ATGAGACCGAACACGACGGAAGGGGGAGAAGAACTGTACGAATGTTTCGAATGCGGTGCGCGCTCGGAGACCGCGGGGCGCTGTGACTGCGGCGGGGAGCTGCTCCATCTGGGCCGCTCGCGAGACCTGTGA
- a CDS encoding 2Fe-2S iron-sulfur cluster-binding protein yields MTEYTVEFVGTGETIEVSDTETILQPCLEEGIAQEYSCRVGMCLACSAEIVEGEVTQPAARGLTDEEAEEFALTCMARPQSDLKLDRGKYPPSIEEDANSGGPAAAADDD; encoded by the coding sequence ATGACCGAGTACACCGTCGAGTTCGTCGGCACCGGCGAGACGATCGAGGTGTCCGACACGGAGACGATCCTCCAGCCCTGTCTCGAGGAGGGGATCGCCCAGGAGTACTCCTGCCGCGTCGGCATGTGTCTCGCCTGCTCCGCGGAGATCGTGGAGGGCGAGGTGACCCAGCCGGCGGCCCGCGGGCTCACCGACGAGGAGGCCGAGGAGTTCGCGCTCACCTGTATGGCGCGCCCGCAGTCCGACCTGAAACTCGACCGCGGGAAGTACCCGCCGAGCATCGAGGAGGACGCGAACTCCGGCGGACCGGCCGCGGCGGCCGACGACGACTGA
- the mvaD gene encoding phosphomevalonate decarboxylase MvaD: MTGKATARAHPIQGLVKYHGMRDEQRRYPYHDSISLCTAPTATTTTVEWEPDAPEDTYVIGGEAVEGRGAERIAAVVDEVRERADTDAAVRLESENSFPSNIGFGSSSSGFAAAALALVEAAGLEFDLPEVSTIARLGSSSAARAVTGAYSLLETGLNDADCRSRRLDVGVGDDGFDPEEDLRIVAAHVPAYKETEEAHREAAASHMMDARVAHVQDQLVEMTDALREGDFDRIYGTAEHDSLSLTATTMTGPAGWVYWQPETIAVFNAVRELRESGVDVYFSTDTGASVYVNTRAEHVDEVESRIAEIGVDTDVWEVGGPARVLDAGEALF; the protein is encoded by the coding sequence ATGACCGGCAAGGCCACCGCGCGCGCCCACCCGATCCAGGGGCTCGTCAAGTACCACGGGATGCGCGACGAACAGCGTCGCTACCCGTACCACGACAGCATCAGCCTCTGTACCGCCCCGACCGCGACCACGACCACGGTTGAGTGGGAGCCGGACGCCCCGGAGGACACCTACGTCATCGGCGGCGAGGCGGTCGAGGGGCGCGGCGCGGAGCGGATCGCGGCCGTCGTCGACGAGGTCCGCGAGCGCGCGGACACCGACGCTGCCGTGCGGCTGGAGAGCGAGAACTCCTTCCCGTCGAACATCGGCTTCGGCTCCTCGTCGTCGGGGTTCGCGGCCGCCGCCCTCGCCTTAGTCGAGGCCGCGGGGCTCGAGTTCGACCTGCCGGAGGTCTCGACTATCGCCCGGCTCGGCTCCTCCTCCGCGGCCCGCGCCGTGACGGGCGCGTACTCGCTCCTCGAGACCGGGCTCAACGACGCGGACTGCCGCTCGCGCCGGCTCGATGTCGGCGTCGGCGACGACGGCTTCGACCCCGAGGAGGACCTCCGGATCGTCGCCGCGCACGTCCCCGCCTACAAGGAGACCGAGGAGGCCCACCGCGAGGCGGCCGCGAGCCACATGATGGACGCGCGGGTCGCCCACGTTCAAGACCAGCTCGTGGAGATGACCGACGCCCTCCGAGAGGGCGACTTCGACCGGATCTACGGCACCGCCGAACACGACTCGCTGTCGCTGACGGCGACGACGATGACCGGCCCCGCCGGCTGGGTGTACTGGCAGCCCGAGACGATCGCGGTGTTCAACGCGGTGCGCGAGCTCCGCGAGTCGGGCGTCGACGTCTACTTTTCCACCGACACGGGCGCGTCGGTGTACGTCAACACCCGCGCGGAACACGTCGACGAGGTGGAGTCGCGGATCGCCGAGATCGGGGTCGACACCGACGTCTGGGAGGTCGGCGGCCCGGCACGCGTCCTCGACGCGGGCGAGGCGCTGTTCTAG